The genomic window GGACAGATCACAACTCTCAACAACCATTGGTCAAACTGCCGCATCGGCATCACTGGAGCCAGTGGAAGTCTTGGCAGGGCTCTAACCCAAAAGTTGCGCTCTCGGGGAGCTGTTGTGATCGGATTGACCCATGGACCGATTCCCTCCGCAGAGCCATCAGACGATGCACCCCAGGAATGGGTGCAATGGAAATGCAGCCAAGAAGCATCCCTCAAAAGCACCCTTGTGAGCCTTGACGTGCTCGTGCTCAATCACGGCATTAACCCGCAGGGACGTCAGACACAGAAAGACATCAAAGCGGCATTAGAGGTGAATGCTCTGAGCAGCTGGCGCTTAATGGAACTCTTTGAAAGCCTCGCCCTCAACGCAGAACCATCCATACGCCCCCGCGAGCTATGGGTGAACACATCAGAAGCTGAAATCCAACCAGCCCTCAGCCCCACCTATGAAATCAGCAAGCGGTTGATCGGTCAGCTGGTCAGCCTGCGCTGGAACAACCTCACCTCGAATCAACGCAAAGTCTTCAAAATCCGCAAGCTTGTACTTGGCCCCTTCCGCTCAGAGCTCAATCCAATCGGATTAATGTCTGCTGATCTAGTAGCCAGCCAAATTGTTCAACAAGCCGACCTTGGCCTCAATCTGATCATCGTCACCCCCAACCCTCTCACGTATCTACTGATGCCCCTGACCGAACTAGGGCGAATGATTTACTCCCGATTGTTAGGTAGTGGATCCACAGACAATCAATAACAAGTCGACTCCAGCATTAGTCGCCCCGATCAGTGAGGATGTCGCAGCCATCTGAGGTGACCACGATGGTGTGCTCCCACTGAGCCGAAAGACTGCCGTCTTGAGTCACAACAGTCCAGCGATCTTTAAGTGTGCGGCAAGCCTTACTGCCAGCATTGAGTATCGGCTCGACGGCCAAAGTCATCCCTGAACGCAAAGTGATATTGGGCAAGTCATCCGTGCGGAAGTTGAAAACGGAAGGCTCTTCATGCAAGTTACGACCCACACCGTGGCCGGTGTAATCCTCCACCACGCTGTAGCCATGAGCCTTGACATGATCCTCAACAGCTCCTGCGATATCAAGAAGAGTGTTGCCGGCTCGAATCTTAGAGAGCCCTGCCATCAAGGACTCTTGGGCCACG from Prochlorococcus marinus str. MIT 9313 includes these protein-coding regions:
- a CDS encoding SDR family oxidoreductase; its protein translation is MPQAEEMGQITTLNNHWSNCRIGITGASGSLGRALTQKLRSRGAVVIGLTHGPIPSAEPSDDAPQEWVQWKCSQEASLKSTLVSLDVLVLNHGINPQGRQTQKDIKAALEVNALSSWRLMELFESLALNAEPSIRPRELWVNTSEAEIQPALSPTYEISKRLIGQLVSLRWNNLTSNQRKVFKIRKLVLGPFRSELNPIGLMSADLVASQIVQQADLGLNLIIVTPNPLTYLLMPLTELGRMIYSRLLGSGSTDNQ